Proteins encoded in a region of the Sterolibacterium denitrificans genome:
- the arsC gene encoding arsenate reductase (glutaredoxin) (This arsenate reductase requires both glutathione and glutaredoxin to convert arsenate to arsenite, after which the efflux transporter formed by ArsA and ArsB can extrude the arsenite from the cell, providing resistance.), translating to MKNQILHNPRCSKSRAALELLNQREVDVAVVDYQQNPPGKDELREILRLLDKKPLEVIRVNDGLFSELGLAEDNGYSDEQWLDVLAAHPGLLERPIVIYNGKAAIGRPIENVMAIL from the coding sequence ATGAAAAACCAGATTCTGCACAATCCGCGCTGCTCGAAAAGTCGTGCCGCGCTCGAACTGCTCAACCAGCGCGAGGTCGATGTGGCCGTGGTGGACTATCAGCAAAACCCGCCCGGCAAGGACGAGCTGCGCGAAATCCTTCGTCTGCTCGACAAGAAACCGCTGGAGGTGATCCGCGTCAATGACGGCCTGTTCAGCGAACTCGGCCTCGCCGAAGACAACGGCTACAGCGACGAGCAATGGCTGGACGTACTCGCCGCGCATCCCGGGCTGCTCGAACGTCCAATCGTCATTTACAACGGCAAAGCCGCCATCGGTCGCCCCATCGAAAACGTGATGGCGATTCTCTGA
- a CDS encoding EexN family lipoprotein: MSLFLLEGKFPMKKNAMMMFALIAALVLAGCKEEKPQEPVQTVEWFKAHQAEREARLAKCNANPGELAATPNCVNASRAESSSVWSKRGGIKAPAALTFEKNDGK; this comes from the coding sequence TTGAGCTTGTTTCTATTGGAAGGAAAATTCCCCATGAAGAAAAATGCAATGATGATGTTCGCGTTGATTGCAGCCCTGGTTCTGGCCGGCTGCAAGGAAGAAAAGCCACAGGAGCCTGTCCAGACCGTCGAGTGGTTCAAGGCGCATCAGGCCGAGCGTGAGGCCCGGCTGGCCAAATGCAACGCTAACCCCGGTGAGTTGGCGGCCACGCCCAATTGCGTCAATGCCAGTCGCGCCGAGTCATCCTCGGTTTGGAGCAAGCGTGGCGGAATCAAGGCGCCGGCGGCATTGACCTTCGAGAAGAATGACGGGAAATAA
- a CDS encoding DEAD/DEAH box helicase gives MKFTDLGLRAEILRAIDAQGYDTPTPIQAQAIPLVLAGHDLMAAAQTGTGKTAGFTLPILQLISSRPARSARRPRVLVLTPTRELAAQVGESVRIYGQHLSLKTAVIFGGVSMGPQEKALKAGVDILVATPGRLLDHLGQGIANLDGVEILVLDEADRMLDMGFLPDMKKLFARLPKERQTLLYSATFSDEIRHLATGLLKEPRSVEVAPRNSTTELVSQAVYPVDKARKRDLLIKLIQDHDWHQVLVFTRTKHGANALAEKLDKAGISAAAIHGNKSQNARTKALADFKGMRLNVLVATDIAARGIDIDLLPHVVNYELPNVPEDYVHRIGRTGRAGSEGQAVSLVCVDEHQLLRNIERLIKKPIERRQVPGFEPDPSIRPEPIENGRSGGRGGSGRNDRSRGGRSADGARGSSGQRPPQSKEAARAGGRGKRPISRGSAM, from the coding sequence ATGAAGTTTACCGACCTCGGCCTGCGCGCCGAGATCCTGCGTGCGATCGACGCGCAGGGCTATGACACGCCCACGCCCATCCAGGCTCAGGCGATTCCCCTGGTGCTGGCAGGCCATGATCTGATGGCCGCAGCGCAAACCGGCACCGGCAAGACCGCGGGCTTTACCTTGCCCATACTCCAGCTCATCAGCAGCCGCCCAGCGCGTTCCGCACGGCGGCCGCGCGTATTGGTGCTGACGCCGACCCGCGAGCTGGCGGCCCAGGTGGGCGAGAGCGTGCGTATCTACGGACAGCATCTGTCGCTGAAGACGGCGGTGATTTTTGGCGGCGTTTCCATGGGGCCGCAGGAAAAGGCGCTGAAAGCCGGCGTGGATATCCTGGTCGCCACGCCCGGCCGCTTGCTCGATCATCTGGGGCAGGGCATCGCAAACCTCGATGGCGTCGAAATCCTGGTGCTCGACGAGGCCGATCGCATGCTCGACATGGGGTTTCTGCCCGACATGAAAAAGCTGTTCGCGCGTTTGCCCAAAGAGCGCCAGACGTTGCTGTATTCGGCGACTTTCTCCGACGAGATCCGGCACCTGGCGACCGGGCTTTTGAAGGAGCCGCGTTCAGTGGAGGTCGCGCCGCGCAATTCGACCACCGAACTCGTCAGCCAGGCGGTGTATCCGGTCGACAAGGCGAGAAAACGCGATCTGTTGATCAAGCTCATCCAGGATCACGACTGGCATCAGGTGCTGGTGTTTACCCGCACCAAGCATGGCGCCAATGCGCTGGCCGAGAAGCTCGACAAGGCCGGCATCAGCGCAGCGGCGATTCACGGCAACAAGAGCCAGAACGCGCGCACCAAGGCGCTGGCCGACTTCAAGGGCATGAGGCTCAACGTATTGGTGGCCACCGACATTGCGGCGCGCGGCATCGATATCGATCTGCTGCCCCATGTGGTGAATTACGAGTTGCCGAACGTGCCCGAAGACTATGTGCATCGCATCGGCCGCACCGGGCGTGCAGGTTCGGAGGGGCAGGCGGTTTCCCTGGTCTGCGTCGATGAACATCAGTTGCTGAGGAACATCGAGCGCCTGATCAAGAAACCCATCGAGCGGCGCCAGGTACCCGGTTTCGAGCCGGATCCCAGCATCCGTCCCGAGCCGATAGAAAATGGGCGGAGTGGAGGACGTGGAGGAAGCGGACGGAACGACCGGAGCCGTGGCGGGCGCAGCGCCGATGGGGCGCGCGGTTCATCCGGCCAGCGTCCGCCGCAGTCGAAAGAGGCTGCTCGCGCAGGAGGCAGAGGTAAACGGCCAATCAGCAGAGGCAGCGCAATGTAA
- a CDS encoding cytochrome C assembly family protein, with protein sequence MTMILLHLLAAALYLGLAGHFWRTRWRGAVRSQTQPHGALHGWERGLLLVTLALHGVVLNQGIFADGVMRFGFSVSLSMMLWLAIAAYWIESFYTRMEGLQILGFPLAAVCSLLPLVWPSPHLQANTDTLAFRAHFIVAMLAYSLFSLAAMHVLLMAAAERSLHKGRLLPLLSSLPPLLTMEALLFRLIYIGFFLLTLTVLSGVFFSEALFGKPWSIDHKTVFGFISWLIFAALLLGRHLRGWRGRLAMRWTLAGFAVLLLAYVGSHFVIEVILHRAAAA encoded by the coding sequence ATGACGATGATTCTACTGCATCTGCTTGCGGCGGCCCTGTATCTTGGCCTTGCCGGCCACTTCTGGCGCACGCGCTGGCGCGGGGCGGTGCGCAGCCAGACGCAGCCACATGGCGCGCTGCACGGCTGGGAGCGCGGTCTGCTGCTGGTCACGCTGGCGCTGCATGGCGTCGTCCTCAATCAGGGTATTTTTGCCGATGGCGTGATGCGCTTCGGCTTTTCCGTTTCCCTGTCGATGATGCTCTGGCTGGCCATCGCCGCCTATTGGATCGAAAGTTTCTACACCCGCATGGAAGGACTGCAGATCCTCGGTTTTCCGCTGGCGGCCGTCTGCTCGCTGCTGCCGCTGGTCTGGCCGAGCCCGCATTTGCAGGCCAATACCGATACGCTGGCCTTCCGCGCGCATTTCATCGTGGCCATGCTGGCCTACAGCCTGTTCAGCCTTGCGGCCATGCATGTGCTGCTGATGGCCGCGGCCGAGCGCAGCCTGCACAAGGGCCGGCTGCTGCCTCTGCTTTCCAGCCTGCCGCCGTTGCTGACGATGGAAGCGCTGTTGTTCCGCCTGATCTACATCGGTTTCTTTCTTCTGACGCTGACGGTGCTGTCGGGCGTGTTCTTCTCCGAAGCGCTGTTCGGCAAGCCCTGGTCCATCGATCACAAGACGGTCTTCGGTTTCATCTCCTGGCTGATTTTTGCCGCGCTGCTGCTGGGGCGTCATCTGCGCGGCTGGCGCGGCAGACTGGCCATGCGCTGGACGCTGGCCGGCTTTGCCGTCTTGCTGCTGGCTTATGTGGGCAGCCATTTCGTCATTGAAGTGATCCTGCATCGCGCGGCGGCCGCCTGA
- the ffh gene encoding signal recognition particle protein yields MLDNLTQRLAKVVKTIRGQARLTEDNISEMLREVRMALLEADVALPVVKDFIARVREKAVGQEVIGSLTPGQALVGVVHRELTELMGGANSGLNLAAQPPAVILMAGLQGAGKTTTTAKLGKWLRERQKKKILAVSCDVYRPAAIEQLKTVAGQAGIDFFPSSGSQKPADIAAAALDYAKKHYYDVLFVDTAGRLAIDEAMMAEIKLLHAQLKPIETLFVVDAMLGQDAVNTAKAFNEALPLSGVILTKLDGDARGGAALSVRQITGKPIKFAGIGEKLAGIEEFHPERMASRILGMGDILGLVEEAQRGVDQEKAQALAQKLKSGKGFDLNDFKEQIGQMRKMGGISSLLEKLPAQFAQAAQQAGGGVEDKAIRRIEGIINSMTPAERAKPELIKASRKRRIAAGAGVQVQEVNRLLNQFEQTQKMMKQFTKGGMQKMMRNMKGMLPGMR; encoded by the coding sequence ATGCTCGACAATTTGACGCAACGCCTTGCCAAGGTCGTCAAGACCATCCGTGGTCAGGCCCGCCTGACCGAAGACAATATCAGCGAGATGCTGCGCGAAGTGCGCATGGCGCTGCTCGAGGCCGACGTCGCCCTGCCGGTGGTCAAGGATTTCATCGCCCGCGTCAGGGAAAAAGCCGTCGGCCAGGAAGTCATCGGCTCGCTCACGCCCGGCCAGGCGCTGGTCGGCGTGGTGCATCGCGAACTGACCGAACTGATGGGCGGCGCGAACAGCGGCCTGAATCTGGCTGCCCAGCCGCCCGCCGTGATCCTGATGGCCGGTCTGCAGGGCGCCGGCAAGACCACCACCACGGCCAAGCTCGGCAAATGGCTGCGCGAGCGGCAGAAGAAAAAGATTCTCGCGGTTTCCTGCGACGTCTATCGCCCCGCCGCCATCGAGCAGTTGAAAACGGTCGCCGGCCAGGCCGGCATCGATTTTTTCCCGTCGTCGGGCAGCCAGAAACCGGCCGACATCGCCGCCGCCGCGCTCGATTACGCGAAGAAGCATTACTACGACGTGCTCTTCGTCGATACCGCCGGCCGCCTGGCGATCGACGAAGCGATGATGGCCGAGATCAAGCTGCTGCACGCCCAGCTCAAGCCGATCGAAACGCTGTTCGTCGTCGACGCCATGCTCGGCCAGGATGCCGTGAATACGGCCAAGGCGTTCAATGAAGCGCTACCGCTGAGCGGCGTCATCCTGACCAAGCTCGACGGCGATGCGCGCGGCGGCGCGGCGCTGTCGGTGCGCCAGATCACCGGCAAGCCGATCAAGTTTGCCGGCATCGGCGAGAAGCTCGCCGGCATCGAGGAGTTTCATCCCGAGCGCATGGCTTCGCGCATCCTCGGCATGGGCGACATCCTCGGTCTGGTCGAGGAAGCGCAGCGCGGCGTCGATCAGGAAAAAGCCCAGGCGCTGGCGCAGAAGCTCAAGTCGGGCAAGGGTTTCGACCTCAACGACTTCAAGGAGCAGATCGGCCAGATGCGCAAGATGGGCGGAATTTCCTCGCTGCTGGAAAAACTCCCGGCGCAATTCGCCCAGGCCGCGCAACAGGCCGGCGGCGGCGTCGAGGACAAGGCGATCCGCCGTATCGAAGGCATCATCAATTCCATGACCCCCGCCGAACGCGCCAAGCCCGAACTCATCAAGGCCAGCCGCAAGCGCCGCATCGCCGCCGGCGCCGGCGTTCAGGTGCAGGAGGTCAATCGTCTGCTGAACCAGTTCGAGCAGACGCAGAAAATGATGAAGCAATTCACCAAGGGCGGCATGCAGAAGATGATGCGCAACATGAAGGGCATGCTGCCCGGCATGCGCTGA
- a CDS encoding malonic semialdehyde reductase has product MPAPLDTASLAQLFTNARTHNGFAAEEVSDATLRQLYDLLKWGPTAANNCPARFVFVKSQEAKARLKPALAAGNVEKTMAAPVTVIVARDMTFYEHLPTLYPATDARSWFVGNDAMIEETSLRDSTLQGAYLILAARALGLDCGPMGGFDKTTLDAAFFAGTPLKSVFLINLGHGDPGKLYPRGPRLDFDTVCRIA; this is encoded by the coding sequence ATGCCCGCACCGCTCGACACCGCCAGCCTCGCCCAGCTATTCACCAACGCACGCACCCACAATGGTTTCGCAGCGGAAGAAGTTTCCGATGCGACGCTGCGCCAGCTTTACGACCTGCTCAAATGGGGGCCGACCGCGGCCAACAACTGCCCGGCCCGCTTCGTGTTCGTCAAATCGCAAGAAGCCAAGGCCAGGCTCAAGCCCGCGCTGGCGGCCGGCAATGTCGAAAAGACCATGGCCGCCCCGGTCACCGTGATCGTGGCGCGCGACATGACTTTCTACGAACATCTGCCCACGCTGTATCCGGCCACCGATGCGCGCTCCTGGTTCGTCGGCAACGATGCCATGATCGAAGAAACCAGCCTGCGCGACAGCACCTTGCAGGGCGCTTACCTCATTCTTGCCGCACGCGCGCTGGGACTGGACTGCGGCCCGATGGGCGGCTTCGACAAAACCACCCTGGACGCCGCCTTCTTCGCCGGCACGCCGCTGAAATCGGTGTTCCTCATCAACCTGGGCCATGGCGACCCAGGCAAGCTCTACCCGCGCGGCCCACGCCTGGATTTCGATACCGTTTGCCGGATTGCCTGA
- a CDS encoding type II secretion system F family protein, whose protein sequence is MASASKSGTVKEFNFIWEGRDKTGKLIRGELRAGGETLVRTTLRRQGVLVSKVQKQKIGKLGKVTDKDITLFTRQLATMMKAGVPLLQAFEIVSKGASNPAVGKLLGSIKADVETGSSLNAAFRKHPLYFDSLFCNLVGAGEQAGILDSLLDRLATYKEKILAIKSKIKSALFYPIAIIIVAFVIVAVIMIFVIPAFKEVFSNFGADLPAPTMILISISDFFVEYWYLIFGSIIGALYAFFAAWQRSKTVQIAMDRLMLRLPVFGDLVRKATVARWTRTLSTMFAAGVPLVEALDSVGGASGNHVYVVATQEIKHEVSTGQSLTVAMQNTELFSSMVIQMVAIGEESGQLDSMLSKVADFFEAEVDDAVDALSSLMEPIIMVVLGGLIGGMVVAMYLPIFKLGGVVG, encoded by the coding sequence ATGGCCAGCGCAAGCAAGAGCGGTACCGTCAAGGAATTCAACTTTATCTGGGAAGGCCGGGACAAGACCGGCAAGCTGATACGCGGTGAACTGCGCGCCGGCGGCGAGACGCTGGTGCGCACTACGCTGCGTCGCCAGGGCGTGCTCGTCAGCAAGGTTCAGAAGCAGAAAATCGGCAAGCTCGGCAAGGTTACCGACAAGGACATCACGCTGTTCACGCGCCAGCTGGCGACCATGATGAAGGCCGGGGTGCCGCTGCTCCAGGCATTTGAAATCGTCAGCAAAGGCGCGAGCAATCCGGCCGTCGGCAAGCTGCTGGGCAGCATCAAGGCCGACGTGGAAACCGGCTCCAGCCTGAATGCGGCATTCCGCAAGCATCCACTCTACTTCGACAGCCTGTTCTGCAACCTGGTGGGCGCTGGAGAACAGGCCGGTATTCTCGATTCCCTGCTCGACCGCCTGGCCACTTACAAGGAAAAGATCCTGGCCATCAAGTCCAAGATCAAGTCGGCGCTGTTCTATCCCATCGCCATCATCATCGTCGCTTTCGTGATTGTCGCGGTGATCATGATTTTCGTGATTCCGGCATTCAAGGAGGTGTTCAGCAACTTCGGCGCCGACCTGCCGGCGCCGACCATGATACTGATCAGCATCTCCGATTTTTTCGTCGAGTACTGGTATCTCATCTTCGGCAGCATCATTGGCGCGCTGTATGCCTTTTTCGCCGCCTGGCAACGCTCCAAGACGGTACAGATTGCCATGGACAGGCTCATGCTGCGCCTGCCCGTCTTCGGCGACCTGGTGCGCAAGGCAACCGTCGCCCGCTGGACGCGCACGCTGTCGACCATGTTCGCCGCCGGCGTGCCGCTGGTCGAAGCGCTCGACTCGGTGGGCGGCGCTTCCGGCAACCATGTCTACGTGGTTGCCACGCAAGAGATCAAGCATGAGGTGAGCACGGGGCAGAGCCTCACGGTAGCGATGCAGAACACCGAGCTGTTCTCCAGCATGGTGATACAGATGGTGGCGATCGGCGAGGAATCCGGCCAGCTCGACTCGATGCTCAGCAAGGTTGCCGATTTCTTCGAGGCCGAGGTGGATGATGCCGTTGACGCCCTCTCCAGCCTGATGGAGCCGATCATCATGGTCGTGCTCGGCGGCCTCATCGGCGGCATGGTGGTGGCCATGTACCTGCCGATCTTCAAGCTGGGCGGCGTCGTCGGCTGA
- the xth gene encoding exodeoxyribonuclease III, which produces MKIATWNVNSLKVRLPQVLDWLALQQADVLCLQETKLEDKVFPLAEIEAAGYRAAFVGQKTYNGVAILARRERGEIEAVERGIAGFADEQQRVISATIGGVRIVCAYVPNGQSVDSDKYQYKLRWLAALRDWLAAELEKYPQLALLGDYNIAPEDRDVHDPAAWQDQVLCSAPERAAFRGLLDLGLTDAYRLFEQPEKSYSWWDYRMMGFRRNQGLRIDHILLSAPLAARCTACVIDKEPRRLERPSDHAPVMATLDAA; this is translated from the coding sequence TTGAAAATCGCCACCTGGAATGTCAATTCATTGAAAGTCCGCCTGCCGCAGGTGCTGGACTGGCTGGCGCTGCAGCAGGCGGATGTGCTGTGCCTGCAGGAAACCAAGCTGGAGGACAAGGTTTTCCCACTGGCCGAGATCGAGGCGGCGGGCTATCGGGCGGCTTTTGTCGGGCAGAAGACCTACAACGGCGTCGCCATTCTGGCGCGTCGCGAGCGCGGGGAGATCGAGGCGGTCGAGCGCGGAATCGCGGGATTCGCCGATGAACAGCAGCGGGTGATCAGCGCCACCATCGGCGGCGTGCGCATCGTCTGCGCCTATGTGCCCAATGGACAGAGCGTGGATTCCGACAAATACCAGTACAAGCTGCGCTGGCTGGCGGCGCTGCGTGACTGGCTGGCGGCGGAACTGGAGAAATATCCGCAGCTTGCGCTGTTGGGCGATTACAACATCGCGCCGGAAGACCGCGACGTGCATGATCCCGCCGCCTGGCAGGACCAGGTGCTGTGCAGCGCGCCCGAGCGGGCGGCGTTCCGCGGCTTGCTCGACCTGGGGCTGACGGACGCCTACCGCCTCTTCGAGCAGCCGGAAAAGAGTTATTCGTGGTGGGATTACCGCATGATGGGCTTTCGCCGCAACCAGGGACTGCGCATCGATCACATCCTGCTGTCGGCGCCCCTGGCGGCAAGGTGCACTGCCTGCGTCATCGACAAGGAACCGCGCCGTCTGGAGCGGCCTTCGGATCATGCGCCGGTGATGGCGACGCTGGACGCAGCCTGA